GCGGTCGAAACGCCGCGAACAGGATCTTCAGCGACGTCGTCGCGCGCGCCAGCACGGCGATGTCGCTCGTGCGCACGGGCCTCGCCTCGCGCGTGTCGGCGTCCACGACCGTCAGCTCGCTCTTGTCCACGAGCCAGCGCACGTAGGCCGCCAGCGCCTCCGCCTCTAGGTCGCGGACGGCGTCGGCGCCGTCCTGCGAGTCCGGCGAGTCCTCGAGCGGCAAGAGGTGCACCACGTCGTCGCCTTCGCCCTTCTTGCGTCCGGCCTCGAGCGCGCGAAAGTAGGCTTGGCCCGTCGCCGGGTCGAAGGTCTCGGTCTTGTGCTCACCGAGCACGGCGGCCATGCGGTGGTTCAGCCACTGAAGGGTTCCTCGGCTCGCTGCGGAAGTTCGCGCGGAGCTCGACGGCGTCGTGGTCGCCGGCCATGATTGGCTCCGCACGCGCTCGTACATGCCGATGTCGGCGCGCCGGAAGCGATAGATCGACCTGCTGGATCTTCCACGATGGTCAGCTTCCCCGGCGTGAGCACCACGGCGTCCACACTCTTGGCGCGCGGCCCCTGCTCGCACAGATAAAGGAGGACCTCGGCCTGGAGCGGATCGGTGTCCTGGAACTCGTCGACGAAGAGGTGGTCGAAGAGCTTCTGGTATTCGCCGCGGACCGTGAGGTCATCGCGCAACAGATCGCGCAGCTTGAGCAGGAGATCGATGGCGTCGAGCGCCTGGTTTCGCCGCTTCGTCTCCTCGTAGAGCGTCACGGCGACGGGCCAGGCTCACGAGCCGCTTCGCCATCCACTCGTGGATGGGCGCGACGAGTTGCTCGAGGAGCGAGGGCGATCCTTCGCGGGGCCCTTGTCCTGAGGGGCCTTGAGCGCGGCGACGCCGGAGCTCCTCGCGCAGCTCTTCTTCGGCCTGAGCTCGTCCACGCGGCGCACCGCGTCGAGCACGTCGAGGAGCGTCGACGAGCGCTCAGGGTTGATGGCCGCGAGGCCCGGCCCGGGCGAGCAAGACGCGAGCGCCGTCGTCGTCGGGCCCGACCGGCGCGAGGCACGCTCTCGCGAGTCGTGCGGCACCGTCGAGCCGCGCGCGGTCGAAGGTGGCTCGGCCAAGCCGGGCGGCGTGGGCAGCGTGGGCAGCGCGCGATCGCGGCACTCGAGCAGCCTCGCGTACAGCTCCCGAGGATCGGCGGGCAAAAGTCGTGGTCGGGCTCGGGCGGGGGCGGACGCCGCACCGAAGCGCATCCGCGAAGGCCGCCGTCGCGCGGTCGGCGAGTGTCACCAACTCTGTCGGGTGACCGGCGCCGGCCAGGCTCTTGCCCAGGTGTCCGTCTTGCGCCAGGCGAAGCATCCGCTCGTAGGCCTCGCGGACGAGTGCGCCCGCGTCTTCCGCGATGCTGTAGCTCGGGCTGAGCTTCGCTTCCGCGGGGCGGAGCCGCAGCAGTCGGTCCGCGAACGGTGGATCGTGCCGAGGTGCGCGGAGTGAGCTTGCGCGAGCGCCTCTAAGAGGCGGCGCCCTTCGCGTGGCGCTGAGCGACGTTGTGCCGAGCGCTCGCAGAATCGACTCGCGCACGCGCAGCTTGAGCTCGCCGGCGGCGCGGCGGGTGAAGGTGATCGCCGCGATGCGGTCCAGCGAGAGCGCCGGGCCGTCGTCTTCCGGCGCGATGCGCTCGACGAGGCGCGCCACGAGGGTGGTCGTCTTTCCGGTGCCGGCGCCGGCGTCGATGACGAGGTTCTTGCGAGAGCGAACGGCGAGCTCGCGGGCGGCTTGATCCAGGTGCTCATCACGCCTCCTCCTCCCCAACGAAGCGCGTAGGGTTTCCGTGCGAGGCTCGAGCGTGAGCACCTCTCTCGAGCGGCCGCTCTGCTCTCGATGGCACGACACCGCGAACGCGCAATAGGTGCAGCCCTGCGGGTCGGGCGTGCGGGGAAGGGCCCGCGCCTCGAGCAGCGAGCGCGCCACCTCGAGCCACTGGCGCGTGAGCGCCATGAGCTCCTTGGTCTCGTCGGCGTTGTACCGCCGCTCCTTCTGAGGGTTGCCTTTGGGGTAGACGTACGCGCTCTCAACGCCGCCCCGCGCGGAGACCTTCCACGCTCGCGCGAGCTGCTCGGCGACGAGCGCATAGACGCCGAGCTGAAGGTCGACGGCAGGGTCGAAGTCGCCTGCGCCCTTGGAGCTCCGGAGCTTCGGCTTGCCGGTCTTGAGATCGCGCACGAAGAGCCTGGAGCCCACGCTATCGAGCCGGTCGATCTGCCCTTGCACGAACAGGGCGCGCTCCGCCTTGGAGGTCTCGAGGCGCACGGCGCGTCGTTGCCGAAGGGTTGCTCCGCTCACGAAGGCGCGCGCGTCAGAGCCCCAATCGTATTGGAGCAGCTCCGCCACGTCGCGCTGGAGCCGAGCGCGCTCGGCCTCGCGCACGAGCGCGCCCCCCAGCGGATAGCCGTCCACGAACTCCGTGAAGAGCGCGTCGGTGAGCGCTTCGGCCGTGGCGAGGTGCGCCTCGAGCGTGCCCTTCTTGCGACGAAGCTCTCGCCGTGCGCCCGGTAGAAGTCCTCCGCGAGCTTGTGGAAGAGCGAGCCGTAGGCCAGCGAATCGATGGCGTCGCCGTCGGGGAGCTCGGCGGCCTCGCGGAAGCCCAAGACGTCCGACAGGAAGAACGCCTGGGGGCATCCGAGGACGCGTCCGAGGCGCGTCGGCGAGATGGGGCGCTCCGGCGAGAGGCCTGGCAACACGGGGAACGCCCCGCGCTTGGGGAACACGCCATCGAGGGCGTCGGGCGGTCGGGTCGGGTCGAGCAACGCCAGCAGGCGCTCGAGGCCCACGGCGCTCGGCCCTTGCCAGTGGGCTGGCGCCAGGCGCGCGACGCTGGCGGCGAGAGCCTGCCAGGACGCCTCGCGCAGCGGATGCTGGAGGTCGAAGGCGGCCGCGTCCGCGGCTCGGTGTGAAGTAGCGCTCGGCGAGCGCGCGCACGCCCGGCACCTCCACGGGCGGGGCGCGCCGATCGCGGCCCGGCCTGGCGAGGGCCACGCCGGCCTCGGTGAAGACCGGCGACAGCTCGCGGTGCGTGCCCGCTTCATCGACGGACGAGGCGGAGAGCGTGACGCGCTCGGTGGTCGCTTCGAGGACGTGGACGAGGCTCGCGAGGTCGGCGTGGGCGCGCTCGCCGAGGCGCGGCACGCCGGGCAGCCACGCGCGCAGGGCGTCAGGCAGCACGGGATCTTCGCGGCCCGGCGAAGGGAGCGCGCCCTCGACGAGGCCCACGACGCGGACCGCACGAACCGAGAGGCCCGCGGCGCGGCGCACCGTGGTGAGGGTGATGGCGGGCTCTCCGAAGCGCGCGGCGCTCGCGCGCGCGCCCTCGAGCGCTTCGCCGAGCAGGCCGAGCGCTGTGGCCCCGCCGACGGAGCGACCGGCGTCGGTCGCGAGGAGGCTCGTGGCCGCGTCTTCGAGCGCCGCCAAGAGGATGGGGCCGGGGGGTGCGGGCAAGACGAGGTGCTCGCGCACGAACTCCGCGAGGCGGGGCCAGAGCGCGACGAGGCCCTGTTTATCGACGATCGCGCGGGCCAGCTCGTGCAGCGCCGTCATCGACGGCGTGATGGCGCGCAGGTGCAGGGCGCGCGTGCGTGCGTCGCGGAGCGCGTATTCGCGATCTTCGTCGTCGTCGCGCGCGGTGGCGAGCTCACGCTCGAGGGCGGCCGATTGAGTCTGCATCCGGGGGAGCCACCCGAGGGCGGCCTCCGGCGCGGCGTCGGCGCCGCCGACGGTGCCGAGACCGGCGATGAGCTTCGTCGCTTGGCTTCGTCCGGGCGGCTACGGCCCTCGAGGGCCTTCGGCGCGGAGGGGGGGTACGAACGCCGAGCGCGTCGATGGGGAGAAAGCGCGAGAGCGCCCCGAGCAGGGCGCGAAGGCGCGCGCCGGCCCTCGTACGCGCGACGGGCACGCCGCCGAGGATGACGACAGGGGGCCCGTCCGCGGCGTCGCCGCCCGCGTCGTCCGGCCACGGCAAGGTGGCGAGGCGATCGCGCGGAGGAGCGGGGCCCAGGGCTCGAGGCGCGGCGCGAGATGGCGAGCTCGGAGAGCGGGGTCATGCTCGAACACCTCGCGGTGCACCCACTAGGCGGCGCCTCGAGCTCGTCGGCCACGCCGCCGTGATGCTCCAAAGTGCACGGTGCCGTCGGGGCCGCGGCTTCGCGGCCGCGAAGGGGCGGAGAAACGTCGGGCGACTCGAAGAGAAGCCGACAGGGCGCGAGCTCGGTGACGGTCGAGCGTGTCGACGGCGCCCCGGAGGCGGGCGCGCTGGTCGCCGCCGCGGCGGCGAGCTCGGGAAAGAGCAGCGCCAAGCGCTCGTGGTGCGCGTGGCGGCGCGGGCGCGACGGGACGAGGGCGAGCGTTATGCGCGGGATGGCGCGAAGAAAGCGGGCGCGCGCGGCGGTCTCGTGCCCGGTTACGAACGCGAGGGTAGGGCCGAGCTCCGGCCACGCCGCGGGCTCACGCGTGATGAGCGCGGCGGCCTCCACGAGCATCCGCGCCGGCGTGAAGGACCGAGCGGCCCGTTCGTCGAGGCGCGCCAGATCAGCGCGAGATCGTGCAGCGATCGGCCGCGCGCGAAGGCGCGTCGCGGGGCAGGGGGCTCGCCGCGAGCTCTTCAAGCGCGTTGGGGTGAAGCCCGCGGCCTCGAGCTCGGTGAGCGTGCGCGCGAACGCGACGTCCCACCCGGGCACATCGGCGAGGAGCGCCGCCTCGAAGTAGCGGAGGCGGAGCGACCGCTCGTGAAAGAGCGCGAGGAGGCGCGTGGCGCGGTGCGCTTCTTCGCCGGGCGTGAAGTCGACGCCTTCACGCTGAAGGAGCTCAAGGGCGAGCGCCTCGGCGCGCGCGAAGCGGGCGCCGATGAGGGCGCGTGGCCACGAGGCGGTGATGACGCGTCGTAGGGCGTGCGCGTGGGCCTCCGTCGGGACGAGGATGGTGCGCGAGGGCAGGAGCCGCGCTGGGCGCACGGCCGGAAGAGCCGGCCGCCGCCGCGGGGCCGCTCGGTCCGGCAGGAAGCGGTGAAGCGCATCGAGGGCAGAGGATGGAGCACGAGGACTAAGACGCAGGGCGGCGGGGATCTGACGTGGAATCTGACAGCGAATCTGACAGGGGAGTCCGACCGGCTAACGAGAAGCTGCCTTCGGCTTCTTCTCCTTGACCGTCTTCTTCTTTGCACTGCCGGCCCCGGCCTTCGCTGCTGTTCCCTTCGACATAGATGCGCGCGCCGAGCCGCGAGGGTGGACAGCGAAGCGAGGGGCGGCGGGGGCGTCACGCGGGAGCGTAGCGCTGGGATTGGGTTCGATTCACCTGGTGGGCTTGCCGGGGCGCTTCGCGCCGCCCGTCTTCCTCGTGAAGAGGTCACCCTGCGCTTGGGAATGGCTAGGCTTCGGGGAAGGCATCACCTCCGTTGGCGTTGAGGCGCGCTGCTCGCGTTCGGTACGCGCCGGCTCGACCGGCCCGCGTCGTAAGCTTGTTCCGCGTTGCGCTGGACGTGTTCGGACTTCGGAATAGAGCGCCGCCAGCGGCTTACGACCAGCTCTCGAAGCCTTTCGTGGATCTTGGCCCGCCGCTTGAGGGTTCGCTCCACTTCAGCGCGCCAGTGCTCCAGTTCGCCAGGCTCCACGATGCCGGCGCGCGCCTTCCTTCACCAGCCGAGAATGCCCTCCGCGTAGTCGATGTGAATCTCCCTCGGGTGAAGAAACGCCCAGTTGTCGAGGACCGACTGAAGCGCATCGTCCAGGGTTCGGTGCATTACCCTCGCCAGGCCCGCTAAGAAAATCGCTCGATGCCAGCTTGGTGTAGCCGGTCCTCGGCACTGCCTTGCGGCTGCCGGCGGAAAGATAGGGGATGTGTGACTCGTCGGCGGCTCGTGGAGCCGCCCAATCGTCGCGGCACTCGAATCGTGCATCTCCACGACCACCTCTGCCCCTGGCGGAAAGCGCGCCAATCCGCTTGCGCAGACCAAGGCTGTCAATGATTTGCCGCGAACCCTCGGGTATGACGCTTCGACTCGACGGACGTCCTCGTGGGACTCGAGACGCCGCACGATCATCTCGACGAGCGCGTCCGCAGCATCGCGCGGGGCCGCACCTGGCAGATTGCTGCATCGATGACCGATCTCCTCGATCGGAAAGCCTATTGCTGACGAATCGTCGGCATCCCGGAAACTCCCGCGTCCTGGCTCGCGCGAGTATCGCAGGTGGGCAAGGCGTCGCATAGGAGCTACCCCGCGTTCGCCGACCTCGGCGCCTCACGATGCGGCGCGGCGTCCGCGACATCGTTCGATGAAACGCGGATGGAGGGCGGGACTGCGCGCCCCGGAGCGCCACAAGTGAGTGAAAGGTGGAAACGAGGCGCTGGGATGGGAGAATCAGGAGGCTGGGGGCCGAGGCTGAGCAGGAAGGCGAAGCCAGAAGCCCAAGCCAGAAGCCGAAAGGCGTCGAGGGCGGTCCGGGGCTATACGCTGCTCCAGGCGGACTCATGCGGATCGGACGTGGAGCGTCGAATACGGGGCGGGAGGGCGCGACAGAACGCGCGGCGGCTTCGCGCCTCCGCGGATGAACGCGGACGTGTGGATCACCACGGAGACCAACGATAGCCCTCAACCTCGGCGACGGCTACCGCTCGGTGGCGACCGGCCAGTCACGGCGCGCTGGGGAGCAGGC
The DNA window shown above is from Myxococcales bacterium and carries:
- a CDS encoding UvrD-helicase domain-containing protein; amino-acid sequence: MTLYEETKRRNQALDAIDLLLKLRDLLRDDLTVRGEYQKLFDHLFVDEFQDTDPLQAEVLLYLCEQGPRAKSVDAVVLTPGKLTIVEDPAGRSIASGAPTSACTSACGANHGRRPRRRRAPRELPQRAEEPFSG
- a CDS encoding PD-(D/E)XK nuclease family protein — protein: MGLERLLALLDPTRPPDALDGVFPKRGAFPVLPGLSPERPISPTRLGRVLGCPQAFFLSDVLGFREAAELPDGDAIDSLAYGSLFHKLAEDFYRAHGESFVARRARSRRTSPRPKRSPTRSSRSSWTAIRWGARSCARPSALGSSATWRSCSNTIGALTRAPS